Proteins encoded by one window of Panicum virgatum strain AP13 chromosome 7N, P.virgatum_v5, whole genome shotgun sequence:
- the LOC120682570 gene encoding UDP-N-acetylglucosamine transferase subunit ALG13 homolog, producing the protein MGSRERRVVFVTVGTTCFDALVKAVDSEEVKEALLRKGYTDLLIQMGRGTYMPSKDSGNSTLQVDYFTFSPSIADYIREASLVISHAGSGSIFETLRLGKPLIVVVNEDLMDNHQSELAEELADRKHLFCARPQTLQETVESMDLNNLLPYMPGDANQVVSLINKFLGFPVD; encoded by the exons ATGGGAAGCAGAGAAAGGCGAGTGGTGTTTGTCACCGTAGGAACTACATGCTTCGATGCTCTTGTCAAGGCAGTAGATTCCGAGGAAGTGAAAGAAGCCTTACTGCGTAAGGGTTACACCGATCTCCTGATTCAAATGGGCCGAGGCACATACATGCCATCTAAG GACTCAGGAAATTCAACTCTTCAAGTTGATTATTTCACCTTTTCACCAAGCATTGCTGACTACATAAGAGAAGCATCCTTAGTCATCAGTCATGCAG GATCCGGAAGCATATTTGAGACCCTACGACTGGGAAAACCTCTAATTGTTGTTGTGAATGAAGATCTTATGGATAATCACCAGAGCGAGTTAGCGGAAGAACTTGCCGACAGGAAGCACCTTTTCTGTGCCCGTCCACAAACACTGCAAGAGACTGTTGAGTCAATGGACCTGAATAATCTCCTGCCTTACATGCCAGGAGATGCCAATCAAGTTGTTTCACTGATCAACAAATTTCTTGGTTTTCCAGTCGACTGA